A section of the Tistrella bauzanensis genome encodes:
- a CDS encoding lipid-A-disaccharide synthase N-terminal domain-containing protein — protein sequence MSLILTIMDALNPGPGWMPDLWGIDLWLVVGFAGQSLFSARFMVQWLASERRRHSYIPVVFWYLSLGGGALLFVYAIKRGDPVFIAGQGVGLVVYLRNLVLIRKSRQPDAADRRMTAA from the coding sequence ATGAGCCTGATTCTGACCATCATGGATGCCCTGAACCCCGGACCCGGCTGGATGCCCGATCTGTGGGGGATCGATCTGTGGCTTGTGGTGGGCTTTGCCGGCCAGTCGCTGTTTTCGGCACGGTTCATGGTGCAGTGGCTGGCGAGCGAGCGCCGCCGCCACAGCTATATCCCGGTGGTGTTCTGGTATCTGAGCCTGGGCGGCGGCGCGTTGTTGTTCGTTTATGCGATCAAGCGCGGTGACCCGGTGTTCATTGCCGGCCAGGGCGTGGGGCTGGTGGTGTATCTGCGCAACCTGGTGCTGATCCGGAAAAGCCGGCAGCCCGATGCCGCCGACCGGAGGATGACGGCGGCATGA